The genomic interval CAGGCAAGAGGCCTTTAAGTTCTATGAGCCCAACGATAGTGGTAAAGTCTCCTACTTAGATCCTGTTTGTACGTTATATCGATACATTTGTCCAATACATTTATTCCATAACTGTTTGCTGTAGTTGTAGGAACGCCAGCTTCGAAAATTCATGACAGCAAGACACGTAATAGTAGAAGCATTCATAGACACACATTCATAAGTATTAAATCGgtcacatacacacgcacgtgTATTGCGAAAGTGAACGGAAAATTCATAGAGAGAAACTTTAAGTATCAATAACCAGCACAAGGAAAATAGTAGTAATATAGATACGGTGAAATATACTCAATTCTAAGAATCATTATATTCAACGATGTAATTGCGTTGCATTCACAATGATTATAGGTTTAACTATATTGCTTATGGTTCTCTACATATGCGTCTTTCGTAATCGGTCAGACGCATTTACAAAGACGTCTAACAAAGGATATAAAGACGCACATAGATCAATCGATTATGGAAGATTTTCcgatgattaaataaaaactatcaATAAAACGTGTAACGATGTACAAAATTAAATCAGAAGTtcatattcttatatatattttatgaacaaAATGACTAATAAgccattatttataatagccGATCATTTTGAATAATGATTAAAACAATCGCGCAACCtgataaatattgattaatttattaaattgacCAGACATTATGAACAAAGCTACATTCCGTTTGAACAATTTGATTTTTTGAACACTGTAATAAATTCCGACGGTAGGGTTGCGTCTTTACAGAtagttttctataataaatttattacgattatcCATAAATGTATTGATCACTAAGTccgtaacatatatatatatattattattattattacatatgttatattaataaaaatattgcattGATTTCAGGTAGGTAAAGACAAAGTAGTTCGATTGGTGATCGGTGCCGCAGGTGGTACAAAAATTACGACGGCTATTGCTACCAGTATGATTTTAAATCTATGGGGtggatataatataaaggaaGCGATCGATTCTTATAGAATTCATCAtcaggtaataatattaataaattactataaaattaacgtcattgattatttattttttctttcttatataaaggacgtaaataaataaaatagataaatagaagatAAGTTATTAATAcaagtttgttttttatatagttattaCCGATGATAGCTCAAACAGAAAAAGGTTTTTGCCCcgatattatacaatatttacgTAAGGTTAAACATAATGTAACGACCTTTACGGGAATAGGAAGCGCCGTCACAGCAGTAGCAAATGATGCAAATGGTATAACAGCGAATTCAGATTATCGAAGACAAGGAAGTGTGGCTGGATTTTAATCTTTGTCCTGCTTTTGTATCATTTAAATGACTTTCATACAGAAAGTATACGAATAGTTCATTTCTATACACAattcttatctatttttttttatatggatTAAGATGTAAAACAGAATATGAAATAGctgaaattttatgaaaagttTTATTCCTAGACTGAAAgcttaaattattcataaaacaaaaataaactatatattaattcgtaacattctaaaatattaaaataacaaacgaacaacaaaaagttaataaaaattaagttaactgcatataaataatattttaaaaattgaaataattatcttttcatGACACTACTGTACGAATTCATTATAAACTgtgattttattgtattatataataaaacaagaaaccagtaattatttcaaatagtattatatatattatgatagaatactaattcgattatattttaatataagtgcacacatacatacacatacatgcgTTACAAAATATGCtgagatattatattttaacattcgaactcattatatatatatatatttttttaaataaattgatatacacatttttcttgtttgcATAGAAATTCATTACACAGATACTTGTAAATAACGTAATAAGGAGGTATCATTGGATAAGAATACTCTAAAGAAATTAGTTGCAAAAAccttaaataatgtataaacaaAGTATGTATACACGCTCATTAGAGATAATTGCGTTAAAtggttttttaataatttttacatacttATACATGTAATGTGTGACTTTAAATGAATGGAATCGATTGAAtcagaaatatagaaaattgtcttataaaaaatatattatatttttaggaacaatttaataataataaatacagtTTCACTTTATTCATTACTCACAACatatgaaagaataattcatgcaaaaatatatcgtttgaTATTGTTTCTATATGAAACAAAAACATAAACTGTGAAAGATCTTCAACTCAATACTGATTTCATTCTCGATTTCACATTccgtaaaataaaagtaaaaacttGTATGgtaattaaatatagattatacaatacgaatatattatacaagtgCTAGATTTATAAATTCTATCATTTGATCTTCTAATTGCTATCGCTACTTTCAGAAAGTTTCGCTTCTTGTactatttttcgaatattacgtttgatcttttttgttttatctaatccagatttcgattttctaaatatttctattgcgtgcatcttcttttttaaagaatttgctttgtctttttctctttgtggTATATATTccttaatactttttttattatcatcaataGATACATTAGGTGTCAGCTTCTCATTTATAATGTTagatttaatagaatttaCATCGtcgttgttctcttttttattttgttttttatgtaCTCGTttgttagcactctttttcgtcttttcatTCGTATCAGTTTCACTAATATCCAACTCTATATTTCCACTATTTAAGCTATTAACagcttttttaattcttttacttAGATTCATTTCAATAGATTTTGGtatcgtttttaatttaaaatatgattctATTGTTTGTTGCTGTTTAGattcttccattctttttattactggCTTTATTATCTCATTGAATTTATTCTTACTCCATCCAAATTTTAAGCTCGTATAATCAGATAATAAGATCATATTAGGTCGACCCcatgtaaatttttcttttgattcatCTATTGAAGGAAACATATACGCTTGTACAACAGCTTGACTTGGAAAACCTGTGAATCATATACCAACAGATATAATCATCTCTAAATGAAGgagaataatcgataaataattacatataactATAGGATTacctttttcgatttttatatttcgtaacTTGTTACGTAAACTTTTTTTACTAGAATCTATAgctttatctttttgtatccataaatagaaattaattaaaccgTGTAATAAGTTATCTCCTTGCGTTGGGAATGCAGCTAATATTTCAAGTGCCGTTACAGGACCAATACCAGGTATACCTGTAGTGTAATCACTTCCAACCAAAAGAGCTAATTGTATCAATTGATGACGAGTCAATtctaaaaagtatatatgtcaTAACTATCACACTTCTATGATATTTTAGAATCAATTTCCGAAGGCATACATTTATCATACTTACTAAAATGATGTTGTATATCGCAAAATTGAAATTGCAATACTTTCTTgtcgttattgaaaaaatttttataaacacatTGCCCTCCAAAAAGCCAAATATCGGAGTCATCTGTAATCGTTCCATCGGTAAGTTTAATCTGCTCCAAATAAGCACACTGAGCTTCTGCTTCCATTGGTGCAACAACATATGGTATACCAAATAAACGTAAAAGCTcctataaaatcatataacattctataattctataattctcattgaatgaaaaatttcttattgaaaaaaattgaccATTAAGTTTTACCTGAGCCTCGATTCTTATTTGATCAGATATGTCTGTAGCTTGCCTCTCCAATTTACCGATATTTTCCGTGAGTTGTTTCTGTTCATCTTCTAGATTTGCCTACATTTAGAAAATCTACCTAAGCACGAGTCAATAGCaaataagataattataatctttctGATCGAGTAACGTTTTAATTTACCATACCTTTAACTCTAAAAGTTCAGTCTCGTTTATAGGTAAAACTtcatgtttttctatcattgtATCCTCGGATAATTTAACTGTATCATAAGTAACCTCTGGTTCTGCATTTATGAaacttttgctttcttgaattttcttaatttgttCTTCGTCTACGTTACTTGATTGACTTATATGAGTGTGCCCTTCGTGCAAATctgtatttttatctaatgaaattttatgaaaattgcaACTTTTTGATGTCGAAGTTTCTAAAACTTCACTTTCTTCCTtatcattttgtttattaaaatcttgAGAAACAGTTGTTGAAATAGTCTGTTCTATTAATGAAGGAGTAACAGATTTGGTAGACTGTGAACATATATCTTGACTTGACTCCTTAAATACATCTGCAAATATATCatcttcaattttttcattggATTTAAATGCTATTTCAATAACATGTTTTTTAGTAACCTCTTTTGAAATACTTGAATTAGGTATTGGAACATCTGGTATCTCAATAAATTCATCAGAGTCTGAGTCAgtcatatatgtatctaatgTTATAGGAACAGCAGTAGGTTGTGAGCGGCATTCAACTTTCTCTTCGTCTGAAGTTAATTTATCATTGTCTTCTACAAACTgaaaattactattattttcaatgtttcCTGTAGAAATATCCAAATTAGAATCTTCTAATGGACATATAGGTATATTCTTCTCCACGATTTGATTGcaatcaattaaattttcttcagtACTTTTTTGCTgttccttcttttcattttttgtattgTTTATACTTGGTTCTAATATAGGTAATGATTTTGTACTTGCACTTGAATGAGTATTAGTTTTTTtgtcattatcttttttagtTTGCTCTATAAGTTGCATAATTTGTTCTTGCGTTAAATTACTATGCTCTAACATATATGTCAAAGCAggattaatgatatttttgctCTGATACTTTTTAGGAAGCGGTAAAGATTCATTCTTTTCAGTTTCTGATTCCCAATCGCTACCAAATTCataatcattcatattttcaataataggTACAGAATTGCTATAGCTTGTTAAATTACTGTCACTATCTCCATCGCTTAattgaaattcatttaaaCTTTTACGAGTTATTGCAATGCCACTGGGGCCTGCAACAGGTTCAAATTCCTCATCTATTCTGTTTAAGGCATCTTCcttatttgttttatcttcGGTGGTATTCCGAATTAATGTATCTTTATCTACAAAATAATAACACACTTCTTCAATATCTTTCTCAGAAAGTCAGAATTTTTGAAGATTTACAAGATTTACAAATATTCTTTCACAACTTACCGCTAATATAAATCACTCTAGATGTACTGTCCGATGCAATACGATATGCATTGTCTCTATTAGTCTGCACACCCTGTTCAGTTAATAATTTCTCTAATTCATCCAAAGTTAAGGTTTTACCTCCCATCTCTTTCTCAGCAGATTCTAGTGATTCTTGTACAAATCTACGTTTTAATAAACGTTTCAtttgaaaagtagaaaatttatttgattcctaaaattaaaatagtgtagaaatatacattttaaaattcaaaagtCAATATGATTTcgttcaataaaatttatacatacttCAGGCATTTCATGTAAACGTCCCCATGAACTCTGTTTTCTAGTTTCCTTAAGATCTGTAAGAATATCATAACGTACGTCGGCAGGCAGTGATTTAAATTCCGCAGTAGACAAATCTACACTATGTATATTGCCCATCCATTTGGTTTGCTTTCTTGGACTTAATTGCATAGATGAATCTGAATCATCGCTACTTATATAGTCCTTTTCATCTATATTAGTTAATTCTGGTAGTTTGAAAACATCATTTACAGATGGTTTACTGTAAATATTAGTAGATATTTCAGAAGATTCAATCTTTCCATccacatttttcttattcaataCACTTTTCACAACTGTATGCTTTATCAAGTTATTTATCAAATCTGCCTTCATCTTTTGTGCCTTACTAGTAGCGATAGATTTCTGCTTCCTGCGTGCAGCCTGCAAACACAAAAGAATGAGGAGACTCTTTTCTCACTACCTGGTTCCCACGGTGTGCTAATTATCTACaggtaatattataatcaagATAGACGAACAGCTTTACTACATACACTTCTCTTGCTACATTGCATGCTACGTCAatctttgtaaaaaagaaaagaaaaaacaaatgcattacataaaaatatactaataaaatatttattattttttatggcGATTCACACCATGACATATACTTACAACTGTGGATTTCTTAAGCATAGGAACACCTCCATCAAACACAAAAACTGGTTTGATTTTATAGTACAACAGTTTAcaaattctattaaataatcCGATTAAGTGGGCATTGGGCTTAGGATTACCATGACGATCTTGATATCCTTGTAACACCTGATGAATCCATATCGATACATCTAAAAAACATATCCAAGTTGCTATCATATATCCAACTAACAAACTTAAATGTTATTAAAGATAGatgtataatatcattatacacataaaagtaatattattaatagagatataaaaattaatgtttacATACCAATAGCTAAAACTTTTCCTTCCAATGTCTCCAAAGGAACTGGTTTTCCGGTAGCATCAATTAATCGCCATAAACCAAGAACTCCCatgatatcaaaataaaatttctagtACTGTTactattaaataacaaattcgttgaaaaaaaaacatgtaaGTACTTCCATAATATATTTCCAACTAACGTTATCATATCATATCGTTATCATAGCCtaacttattaaaaaattaaaaggaattgTACTTACATAATCGTTTTGTACGACGAATGAACACTCAAAAATTGACATTTGTATACGCTTGTACCGTTAATTcgaattaatgatatattaatgaattttattttgcaaCAATTAATCAGAATATAAAACGATTGTCATGCGAACTAGCGTACCGATCAGCTGATAAACGAAAACAATACGACTAGCGCACTCTGCTAGTGTTGCATGCTATATATCCTTTATTTTAGATAAAACTAAGTATTGCTGTATaatctattcattttttatttcgaatccTTTTTCTTAAACTAAATGAATGTTAATTCGATTGTGTTTTAGCATGTCCTTTTACGAAGAACTTTTgctctatatattatttgtatttgaatattattttaggttcacaaaataaataatattatattgcaaaatagcaaaaataatgtaagagttatataaatatatttataaatgtatcgTATAAATTTCAAGCGAAAGAATTCAATTCGttcgtacatgtatatacaacGGTTTTCCTCTTTTAACACGTTTTTTTCTCACGCTTCGGTTTTACGATAGGGAAGATGAGCGAAGAGCGAAAgagcaatttttttcttaggaCGGTATTCTATTCGAATTTTCTGTCATATCTTAGCGGTATACtattatactaataaaaaCACTATTCCTACTtgtctaaatattttttccgaGTGAAAGTTATCCAGTTATCTATAGATAAAAGTTGTATCAAACCTATGAACAGTTAATTTAAGCAATcttttaaattgtaaaaataaaaaagttatttcgTACTGAAGAACTTCAGAAAActataatcgtataaaaaacaatcgtataaaaacaaaaaaagattacgtAAATTAttgtaacgataataaaaaatcgtagaaaagactaatgcatttaaataaaaaagaaaagaaagaaaaaagattataatataatttatatctgcCGTTActgtgaaaatataattatttctgtttctctattttttattaaggcACTATGACAATCAGAAACAACATACATTCTAAAGATACATTCTAAAAAagatcatttgaaaaaaagaaagcgatcCTTTTTCAACGCCATTCgcatctttttcatttattcgacTATCGATAAATACGCGATCGAGCAACTGTAGTACCATTATAAGCATTAACTTGGAGCGCTCACGCACACGTTCCATATTACGCAGCAAGTCATGGATGCACGTCGACGAATGCACGCAACGTGCAACAACGCGTGCACTAACACACGTGCACTTATGCGAAGCAtataaactctctctctctctctctctctctctctctctctctctcttgctctccctccctccctctctctctctcactcctctctctctctctctctctctctgtccctctttctctcctctctctcatAGAGACGCGGTTTATATACATCGTATCGTCATCATCGCAGAAGTGGAGTGAGGTAGAGGCCACCCACTCTTTCCCACAGCAGGTTTTTCCCACGCCCCCTAGGGTAACCCCAACATCCTTTTGCGGCAGCAATTCCACGGTCGGATGGGGGGAGAGGGGAATAGTTCGTTTCAGGTGGGGAGCAAGAGGGGTACTGGAGGCGCTTAGGTCGGACGGGCCATTGTACAACAGTAAAACAATAGAAACTGCGGCCCAGTGGTGTAACTCCGTTGTTCCGAATTAttgcgatattttttttaattgctaaGAATTCTTTTGGAAGAAAATGTTAGTTCGTATGATAACGAGCGCTTCggtttatcaattttaaaagataaaaaaaatataattttacaatgaaAAGTATTCTTTCGGTTTTAAAATCAGTATAATTTAAAACGTAGAGAAAAAACGATACTTCttaaatttttgtataaagtAAAATCGATGTGTGACATTTCAGATCACGATGAATTACGATCTAATTCACGATATTCGGTTGTTTGAACGTTTAATTCTTGATGAAAACAAGCGCCTCTCTCCGGAGCACCCTTCAGTTGTTAGTTTGGAATACGGCCCTGTTGCAGCCACTTACGCGGCGGTAATAACTCTACGTTGTCGCACCGAACTTAGTTACTCGACGAGTGTCGGCAGGAGTGAGTGTTTCACGCGTTCCAAATAGCTATATgcgctttttcattttctcaccGAAGATTTCGAGTTTGTCAAGAAGACAAGAAACACGTATTTTTCATGTAGTTTTATACGCGTAGAAATATTACCTGTACATTTGctgattatatgtatatatatttttttacttctggtttcttctttatttgtattttcccTAC from Vespula vulgaris chromosome 11, iyVesVulg1.1, whole genome shotgun sequence carries:
- the LOC127067767 gene encoding DNA excision repair protein ERCC-5, with the protein product MGVLGLWRLIDATGKPVPLETLEGKVLAIDVSIWIHQVLQGYQDRHGNPKPNAHLIGLFNRICKLLYYKIKPVFVFDGGVPMLKKSTVAARRKQKSIATSKAQKMKADLINNLIKHTVVKSVLNKKNVDGKIESSEISTNIYSKPSVNDVFKLPELTNIDEKDYISSDDSDSSMQLSPRKQTKWMGNIHSVDLSTAEFKSLPADVRYDILTDLKETRKQSSWGRLHEMPEESNKFSTFQMKRLLKRRFVQESLESAEKEMGGKTLTLDELEKLLTEQGVQTNRDNAYRIASDSTSRVIYISDKDTLIRNTTEDKTNKEDALNRIDEEFEPVAGPSGIAITRKSLNEFQLSDGDSDSNLTSYSNSVPIIENMNDYEFGSDWESETEKNESLPLPKKYQSKNIINPALTYMLEHSNLTQEQIMQLIEQTKKDNDKKTNTHSSASTKSLPILEPSINNTKNEKKEQQKSTEENLIDCNQIVEKNIPICPLEDSNLDISTGNIENNSNFQFVEDNDKLTSDEEKVECRSQPTAVPITLDTYMTDSDSDEFIEIPDVPIPNSSISKEVTKKHVIEIAFKSNEKIEDDIFADVFKESSQDICSQSTKSVTPSLIEQTISTTVSQDFNKQNDKEESEVLETSTSKSCNFHKISLDKNTDLHEGHTHISQSSNVDEEQIKKIQESKSFINAEPEVTYDTVKLSEDTMIEKHEVLPINETELLELKANLEDEQKQLTENIGKLERQATDISDQIRIEAQELLRLFGIPYVVAPMEAEAQCAYLEQIKLTDGTITDDSDIWLFGGQCVYKNFFNNDKKVLQFQFCDIQHHFKLTRHQLIQLALLVGSDYTTGIPGIGPVTALEILAAFPTQGDNLLHGLINFYLWIQKDKAIDSSKKSLRNKLRNIKIEKGFPSQAVVQAYMFPSIDESKEKFTWGRPNMILLSDYTSLKFGWSKNKFNEIIKPVIKRMEESKQQQTIESYFKLKTIPKSIEMNLSKRIKKAVNSLNSGNIELDISETDTNEKTKKSANKRVHKKQNKKENNDDVNSIKSNIINEKLTPNVSIDDNKKSIKEYIPQREKDKANSLKKKMHAIEIFRKSKSGLDKTKKIKRNIRKIVQEAKLSESSDSN